Proteins found in one Synergistaceae bacterium genomic segment:
- a CDS encoding cobyrinate a,c-diamide synthase translates to MNENFISIKTPRIIISGASSSSGKTTITCGLLRILSIRGYKISAYKTGPDYIDPQYLRHSGNCEAYNLDTWLMSQDLTRKLFALTSQDKNFAVIEGAMGLYDGGTHSSASIAKLLNCPVILVINAKSLGESVGAIASGFRDYDKNINLAGVIINFAGSDSHVKIIADELRRSNINFLGAIKRDNNIMIPERNLGLTPVNEQKIFNYDDLAQLIEESINLDEILRISQTAPALKLEYKPAKKLSRKKVIAVAHDEAFNFYYPESLITLEKLGAKLIYFSPIHDKELPGADGYIFGGGFPEIFADKLSRNRSMLESVRNCNKKILAECGGFMYLCRSLKDLHGNIFEMSGLINADSIMTSKPVIGYIQARALSDNILCDLNKIICGHEFHYSRIILDSCDSCAFEFVRAKTGETHKCGYVSENILASYLHINFFGNEKLAAKFLDSNER, encoded by the coding sequence ATGAATGAAAATTTTATTTCTATAAAGACTCCGCGAATAATTATATCAGGAGCTTCCAGCAGTTCAGGCAAGACTACTATAACATGCGGACTCTTGAGAATATTAAGCATACGGGGCTATAAAATTTCAGCTTACAAGACCGGCCCGGACTATATAGATCCGCAATATTTAAGGCATTCAGGAAATTGCGAGGCCTATAATCTCGATACTTGGCTGATGAGTCAAGATTTAACAAGAAAACTTTTCGCGCTGACTTCACAGGATAAAAATTTTGCAGTAATCGAGGGCGCAATGGGACTCTATGACGGAGGGACTCACAGTTCGGCCAGTATAGCAAAATTATTAAATTGTCCTGTTATTCTCGTCATAAACGCAAAATCACTCGGTGAAAGCGTCGGGGCTATTGCGTCAGGTTTTCGCGATTACGACAAAAATATAAATCTCGCCGGAGTAATCATAAATTTTGCAGGGTCTGACTCTCACGTTAAAATTATCGCCGATGAATTAAGACGCTCAAATATAAATTTTTTAGGGGCAATCAAGCGAGATAATAATATAATGATTCCTGAACGTAATTTAGGGCTGACTCCAGTCAACGAGCAGAAAATTTTTAATTATGACGACTTAGCACAATTAATCGAGGAATCTATAAATCTTGACGAAATTTTGAGAATCTCACAAACTGCACCGGCCTTAAAACTTGAATATAAGCCCGCAAAAAAATTATCTCGCAAAAAAGTTATTGCAGTCGCCCATGATGAAGCATTTAATTTCTATTATCCTGAAAGTTTGATTACACTTGAGAAGCTCGGCGCAAAATTAATATATTTCTCGCCCATTCATGATAAAGAATTGCCCGGTGCAGACGGGTATATTTTCGGCGGGGGATTTCCTGAAATTTTTGCGGATAAATTATCGCGTAATCGTTCAATGTTAGAAAGCGTGAGAAATTGCAACAAAAAAATTTTAGCGGAGTGCGGGGGATTCATGTATTTATGCAGGAGTCTAAAAGATTTACACGGAAATATTTTCGAGATGTCAGGCCTGATAAATGCAGATTCTATAATGACAAGTAAACCAGTTATAGGCTATATTCAAGCGCGGGCGTTAAGTGATAATATTCTTTGTGATTTAAATAAAATTATTTGCGGTCATGAATTTCACTATTCGAGAATTATTCTTGATTCGTGTGATTCTTGCGCGTTTGAGTTTGTGAGAGCTAAGACAGGGGAGACTCATAAATGCGGCTATGTGAGTGAAAATATATTAGCGTCATATTTGCATATAAACTTTTTCGGGAATGAGAAATTAGCAGCAAAATTTTTAGATTCGAACGAGCGATAA
- a CDS encoding flavodoxin: MNKIFISLLIILVLACSANAASAKSLVLVFSRADENYSVGYILKGNTMILAEYIAEKTGSDLFEVKPAKKYPADYDTCIDVAKNELNNNARPAILEDKDISEYDTIFMGYPIWWGDLPMCLYTFIEAHNWEGKKIIPFCTHEGSGMGRTDRNIERAAKGSQVMKGLAVRGATAQNNTDSAKKNIDSWLKSLGL; this comes from the coding sequence ATGAATAAAATTTTTATCTCATTATTAATTATTCTTGTCTTAGCATGTTCGGCAAATGCAGCCAGTGCAAAAAGTTTAGTGCTTGTGTTCTCTCGTGCTGATGAGAATTACAGTGTCGGCTATATTCTTAAGGGCAATACTATGATTTTAGCTGAATATATTGCAGAAAAAACCGGCTCGGACTTATTCGAGGTCAAGCCCGCAAAAAAATATCCTGCAGATTATGACACTTGCATTGATGTAGCAAAAAATGAGCTGAATAATAACGCCCGCCCCGCAATTCTTGAAGATAAGGACATAAGCGAATACGATACGATTTTCATGGGTTATCCGATTTGGTGGGGAGATTTGCCGATGTGCTTATATACTTTTATAGAGGCTCATAACTGGGAGGGCAAGAAAATAATTCCCTTCTGTACTCATGAAGGCAGCGGAATGGGACGCACTGACAGAAATATAGAACGAGCTGCAAAGGGTTCACAAGTTATGAAGGGTCTTGCTGTTCGGGGAGCAACTGCACAGAATAACACTGACAGCGCAAAAAAGAATATTGATTCATGGCTTAAAAGTTTAGGCTTATAA